In the genome of Streptomyces racemochromogenes, one region contains:
- a CDS encoding NlpC/P60 family protein, whose amino-acid sequence MASHRRPRPPARTRVTVLTATAAAAVALSAQSAVAAPAGPDKDEVKSKVDALYEEAEQATEKSNGAREHQAELEKEIARLQDAVARDQDELNDLRNTLGSLATAQYRGGGLDPSVALLLSADPETYLDKASTLQQLSGRQLEAVARIQAKQRALAQQRQEAASKLADLDATRKELAEKKKAAQDKLAEAQALLNTLSAQDRGRLKEEEARQSAAGQKAAPAVKASGRAGAALAAAKTKLGSAYIMGATGPSAYDCSGLTQWAYGQAGVGISRTTYTQANDGTRIGRSQLQPGDLVFFYDDLHHVGLYAGNNMTLHASNPRGGVKYESMDNMPFQFGVRI is encoded by the coding sequence GTGGCGTCCCACCGCCGACCCAGGCCGCCGGCCCGCACCCGCGTGACCGTGCTCACCGCCACCGCCGCCGCGGCGGTCGCCCTCTCCGCGCAGTCCGCCGTGGCCGCCCCCGCCGGACCCGACAAGGACGAGGTCAAGAGCAAGGTCGACGCCCTCTACGAGGAGGCCGAGCAGGCCACCGAGAAGTCCAACGGGGCCCGCGAGCACCAGGCGGAACTCGAGAAGGAGATCGCGCGGCTCCAGGACGCCGTGGCCCGCGACCAGGACGAGCTCAACGACCTGCGCAACACCCTCGGTTCGCTGGCCACCGCCCAGTACCGCGGCGGCGGCCTCGACCCGTCCGTCGCGCTCCTGCTCTCCGCCGACCCCGAGACCTACCTCGACAAGGCCTCCACCCTCCAGCAGTTGAGCGGCAGACAGCTGGAGGCGGTCGCCCGGATCCAGGCCAAGCAGCGCGCCCTCGCCCAGCAGCGCCAGGAGGCCGCGAGCAAGCTCGCCGACCTCGACGCCACCCGCAAGGAACTCGCCGAGAAGAAGAAGGCCGCCCAGGACAAGCTCGCCGAGGCCCAGGCCCTCCTCAACACGCTCAGCGCCCAGGACCGCGGCCGGCTCAAGGAGGAGGAAGCCAGGCAGAGCGCGGCCGGGCAGAAGGCCGCCCCCGCGGTGAAGGCCTCCGGCCGGGCGGGGGCCGCGCTGGCGGCCGCGAAGACCAAGCTGGGCAGCGCGTACATCATGGGCGCCACCGGCCCCAGCGCCTACGACTGCTCCGGGCTGACCCAGTGGGCCTACGGCCAGGCCGGCGTCGGCATCAGCCGCACCACCTACACCCAGGCCAACGACGGCACGCGCATCGGCCGCAGCCAGCTCCAGCCCGGTGACCTGGTCTTCTTCTACGACGACCTGCACCACGTCGGCCTGTACGCCGGCAACAACATGACCCTGCACGCCTCCAACCCGCGCGGCGGAGTCAAGTACGAGTCGATGGACAACATGCCGTTCCAGTTCGGCGTCCGCATCTGA
- a CDS encoding NYN domain-containing protein, with the protein MVEPASGATQADAAGDAAEVLDRPLPEGVRRRVVAIVSDAFGGLTVGDLPAQLRQYARFTPTRRAKFAGNAMAAAVETDGVFRSRIAEKLREAQPELTGALESGAPPAAADPLDVAAAAYVLRPAGWVKLVASAGEEAQRADAERVGDETRRELERLREELAQLKEAQRSGGEQVRAELEAARKEAESLQRKLRSALSDVKRGEAALRKLGGEIDGIRGEAAAQVAAAESESRRLKSRLAEVESALETSRRAIREGRSVEDMRLRLLLDTVLDAAAGLRRELALPPVSTRPADTVDAVEPGRMTPKDIAARALSETDPALLDQLLALPQAHLVVDGYNVTKTGYPTMPLEKQRLRLLGGLSMLAAQTGAEMTCVFDGAELAAPVLLAPPRGVRVLFSKAGVTADELIRQLVRAEPPGRPVVVVSTDREVADGVAKAGARPVTSALLLKRLSRVS; encoded by the coding sequence ATTGTGGAGCCAGCAAGCGGCGCGACGCAGGCCGACGCGGCCGGCGACGCCGCGGAGGTCCTCGACCGCCCGCTGCCGGAAGGCGTGCGGCGCCGGGTCGTCGCGATCGTCTCGGACGCCTTCGGCGGTCTGACGGTCGGGGACCTCCCGGCGCAGCTGCGGCAGTACGCCCGCTTCACCCCGACCCGCCGCGCCAAGTTCGCGGGCAACGCCATGGCCGCGGCCGTGGAGACCGACGGGGTCTTCCGCAGCCGGATCGCGGAGAAGCTGCGCGAGGCGCAGCCCGAGCTGACCGGGGCCCTGGAGTCGGGCGCCCCGCCCGCCGCCGCGGACCCGCTGGACGTGGCGGCCGCCGCGTACGTGCTGCGCCCGGCCGGCTGGGTCAAGCTGGTGGCGTCCGCCGGTGAGGAGGCGCAGCGCGCCGACGCCGAGCGGGTCGGCGACGAGACACGGCGGGAGCTGGAGCGGCTGCGCGAGGAGCTGGCCCAGCTGAAGGAGGCCCAGCGCTCCGGCGGCGAGCAGGTGCGGGCCGAGCTGGAGGCCGCCCGCAAGGAAGCGGAATCGCTTCAGCGCAAGCTGCGCAGCGCCCTGAGCGACGTCAAGCGGGGCGAGGCCGCCCTGCGCAAGCTGGGCGGCGAGATCGACGGGATCCGCGGTGAGGCGGCGGCGCAGGTGGCCGCCGCCGAGAGCGAGTCCCGGCGCCTGAAGTCCCGCCTGGCGGAGGTGGAGTCGGCGCTGGAGACCTCGCGCCGGGCCATCCGGGAGGGGCGCAGCGTCGAGGACATGCGGCTGCGGCTGCTGCTGGACACCGTGCTGGACGCGGCGGCCGGACTGCGCCGCGAGCTGGCGCTGCCGCCGGTCTCCACGCGGCCGGCCGACACCGTGGACGCGGTGGAGCCGGGCCGGATGACCCCGAAGGACATCGCGGCGCGCGCCCTGTCGGAGACCGATCCGGCGCTGCTGGACCAGCTGCTGGCGCTGCCCCAGGCGCACCTGGTGGTCGACGGCTACAACGTGACGAAGACCGGCTATCCGACGATGCCGTTGGAGAAGCAGCGGCTGCGGCTGCTGGGCGGGCTGTCGATGCTGGCCGCGCAGACGGGTGCCGAGATGACGTGCGTCTTCGACGGTGCGGAGCTGGCGGCGCCGGTGCTGCTCGCGCCGCCGCGCGGGGTGCGGGTGCTGTTCTCCAAGGCGGGTGTGACGGCGGACGAGTTGATCCGCCAGCTGGTGCGGGCCGAGCCGCCCGGCCGTCCGGTGGTGGTGGTCTCCACCGACCGCGAGGTGGCCGACGGGGTGGCGAAGGCGGGCGCCCGGCCGGTGACGTCCGCATTGCTGCTCAAGCGGCTTTCGCGCGTTTCGTAA
- a CDS encoding rhomboid family intramembrane serine protease, with product MLCRMIVKWRTLCDAARGPVVTYALIAACCAVFVLGPASGLNPAYGTGDLLVETGTAYFRHWGVVPDELFSGAGRPLLTPLTALFVHGSWLHLLGNMLFLYVFGAMTEERMGRAPFLVFYVCTGYLALAAYAAANASSDQTLVGASGAISAALGAFLCLFPRARVTSLFPFLLFLPLRFPAWIVLLFWFGLQWLAAHRAGSGPGVAYLAHVVGFSLGFCYAWARYRRTTRVRRPVTAGEGDSQP from the coding sequence ATGCTCTGTCGCATGATCGTAAAGTGGCGGACCCTGTGCGATGCCGCCCGGGGGCCCGTGGTCACGTACGCGCTGATCGCCGCCTGCTGCGCGGTGTTCGTCCTCGGCCCGGCTTCTGGCCTGAACCCGGCCTACGGGACGGGCGATCTGCTCGTGGAGACGGGGACGGCGTACTTCCGGCACTGGGGCGTCGTCCCCGACGAGCTGTTCTCGGGGGCCGGACGCCCGCTCCTGACCCCGCTGACGGCGCTGTTCGTCCACGGCAGCTGGCTGCACCTGCTCGGGAACATGCTGTTCCTCTACGTCTTCGGCGCGATGACGGAGGAGCGGATGGGCCGGGCGCCCTTCCTCGTGTTCTACGTCTGCACGGGTTACCTCGCGCTGGCGGCCTACGCGGCGGCCAACGCGTCCTCGGACCAGACCCTGGTGGGCGCGTCGGGGGCGATCTCGGCGGCGCTGGGGGCCTTCCTGTGCCTCTTCCCGCGGGCGCGGGTGACCAGCCTGTTCCCGTTCCTGCTCTTCCTGCCGCTGCGCTTCCCGGCATGGATCGTGCTGCTGTTCTGGTTCGGCCTCCAGTGGCTGGCGGCGCACCGGGCGGGGAGCGGTCCGGGAGTGGCCTACCTGGCCCACGTGGTGGGGTTCTCGCTGGGCTTCTGCTACGCGTGGGCCCGCTATCGCCGTACGACTAGAGTGAGGAGACCAGTGACTGCCGGCGAGGGAGACAGCCAACCGTGA
- a CDS encoding NlpC/P60 family protein has product MASHRRSGLSGLDRNTKVTAFTAAAAGAAVAITGAPALASPGLPQEPAGSARAQVDRLFEEAEQATERYNEAGEKADALRAQISRAQDAVARGQDRINTMRGVLGTFAGAQYRSGGLDPTVELMLSDDPAAYLDKAAVLGRLSGRRAQQLAELREEQSRIGQQRQDASRKLAELEALRTEVATQKRSVTAKLAAARRLLNEMPSEERADFERASRSGGRGHADGLPDLPVGGGRASGRAMAAVMAARAAVGKPYVWGSTGPSGFDCSGLMVWSYRQAGVSLPRTSQAQRYAGRQVPLSQAQPGDLVTYRSDASHVGMYVGNGQVVHAPYPGARVRYDPVGMMPVSSVTRP; this is encoded by the coding sequence ATGGCGTCCCACCGCCGGTCCGGGCTCAGCGGCCTCGACCGGAACACCAAGGTCACCGCCTTCACCGCCGCCGCGGCGGGCGCCGCCGTGGCCATCACGGGCGCACCCGCGCTCGCCTCCCCGGGCCTCCCCCAGGAACCCGCCGGAAGCGCCCGCGCCCAGGTCGACCGGCTCTTCGAGGAGGCCGAGCAGGCCACCGAGCGGTACAACGAGGCCGGCGAGAAGGCCGACGCCCTGCGCGCCCAGATCAGCCGGGCCCAGGACGCCGTCGCCCGCGGCCAGGACCGCATCAACACCATGCGCGGGGTCCTCGGAACCTTCGCCGGCGCCCAGTACCGCTCCGGCGGCCTGGACCCCACCGTCGAGCTGATGCTCTCCGACGACCCCGCCGCCTACCTCGACAAGGCCGCTGTCCTGGGCCGGCTCAGCGGCCGCCGCGCCCAGCAGCTGGCCGAACTCCGCGAGGAGCAGAGCCGGATCGGACAGCAGCGCCAGGACGCCTCCCGCAAGCTCGCCGAACTGGAGGCGCTGCGCACCGAGGTGGCCACCCAGAAGCGCTCCGTCACGGCGAAGCTCGCCGCCGCGCGCCGGCTGCTCAACGAGATGCCCTCCGAGGAGCGCGCCGACTTCGAGCGCGCCTCCCGCTCCGGCGGCCGGGGCCACGCCGACGGCCTGCCCGACCTGCCCGTCGGCGGCGGCCGCGCCTCGGGCCGCGCCATGGCCGCCGTGATGGCCGCCCGGGCCGCCGTCGGGAAGCCCTACGTGTGGGGCTCCACCGGCCCCTCCGGCTTCGACTGCTCCGGGCTGATGGTGTGGTCGTACCGCCAGGCGGGCGTCTCCCTGCCGCGCACCTCGCAGGCCCAGCGGTACGCGGGCCGGCAGGTGCCGCTGTCGCAGGCGCAGCCCGGGGACCTGGTGACGTACCGCTCCGACGCCAGCCACGTCGGCATGTACGTGGGCAACGGCCAGGTGGTGCACGCCCCGTACCCGGGCGCGCGGGTGCGGTACGACCCCGTCGGGATGATGCCGGTGTCCTCGGTGACCCGGCCCTGA